AAGCACCTTGTACGCCTGGCCAAGGACTCTCCTCTTTCTTGTTCCTGCCTGCCTGTCATTTGGGTGCCCTACTgggattttgtttccttgtgcGGCTCTTCCTCTGCTGGAAGCCCATCTCCTTTTTCCCGGTGGGTAGCAGCTTTCCCTAGGGCGCTTGCAATAACATATTTGCCTTAACTTTCTCCCTCATAACATCTCTTTTTGCAAGGATTTCCTTGGTGCTgggcatttttattattaggaACTAATACTGCTACACTACCTGGTATTTTTCCACAGCACACAATACCAGGCTAGGTTTTGCCCCTGGGCCCACGCTGTGTTCTCTGCACACACCAGCTTGGAAGGGAAGGTGCCGCGGTCTTCTGCAGGGCAGAGTACATGTTCTTTGGGGTGCTTGACCATCTGAGCACATACGAGATCCAAATGGAGCTGTGCCAAGGCAAATATTCCATCTCAGGCCTGCAGCCAAGGCACTGAAGCAACTCCTTTCTTTTGGGAAGGGACAGGAGTGGCAGTGGGGCCCCTGCCTTGGAGCACAGGAGGGAGTCTGAACCCAGAGCAGGGCTTCCTTTGGCACATTGAAGGCTCTTTGCCTTATTTCCAACTTCTGGGATGGCCACAGAAGTTGGAGACCTATGGAGATAAAAGAGGAGAATCCCACCGCCTGAGGGGACTTCTCACAGCGTTTCTTTGGTGGAGCTGCATTGGCTCTGAGGGTACAGGAGCTGAGCAGGGGCCTGGTAACACAAGAAGCTGCCAGAAGACTCACATCATGTGTCTGTAGCTAAGACTAAGACATTTTAATTCTCTCAGCTTTCTCCACTACCCCACAAGCAGACCCACGCGGCGTGCTACAGCCGTCAGCACCCACACTGGCTGGCCAGCAGCCACCACAACcaagcccctctccccccagcaaGGAGGATGGGTTCACCGGGTCCCTCCCCACCACTTTTGGTTCTCACAAAACCTAAAAGGGATCTGCAGacttcctgccctcctgccgGGGGTGGCTCTAACCAGTCTGTACACCCAGAAGGGGCGAGGGAGGGCtgacagacagacggacacaCAGCTCGGCCATGGGTACACGCTTTCTGGAGGAGCACAAACCACGCggccggctgctgctgctcctgaggcACCGCGCTGCCCTGGCggctctcctgcagcaccccggTGTTGCCCAAAATAGCCTCTTCTGCTTCAGCCAGGGTTTCCTCCCTAATCACATGCCTTCGATGACAAAAAATTACTCCAAAATTAGTTTCTCCCTCGGTATTTTGACATGAGGCAACACCTGGTTAAAATTACTTCAGAGCTCCCCTCGGCCTTGCCACAGGCAGGcaaacttaaacaaaaaaaaaaaaagaaccctcTGCCTGGTGCAAGCACTGGGGCCTGGCTCAAAGGCAGCAGCACTTTCTTGGCACTTGTGATTTGGAAATTGTTGGCAAGTACCAATATTGCAACAGCATCCACTGTGCCACCACAGGCATTGTCTGCAGGCTGTGGAGGGCACAGGGAGCAGCCCAAGGACCCCCAGGGGGCAGGGACGGAGACCTTCCCGAAATGCCCCGCCAGTCGCTTTCATTAGGCTGGGGACAAAATCGGGTGTGGAAGGGCTGGGGCCTCCCAGTAGGGCAATGGGAGGCCACAGCCGGGAGGGTGGGGAGGAAttgaggcagcaggagggggctgctggtttgggaaggggcaggaggcCATAGACAGGGTGTCCCGTGGCAGCGGCCCCAGGCAGCGCTGTTACGTCAGCCGCCCCATGGGTTTACAACACTCGCCCTTGAGCCTTGGCCCTGCAGCCCGCTGTGGTGTGGACACGTTGCACAACGCCCCCAgtcctgctccccttcccctccccggggctggctgctgggggctgagctcCTGGCCAGGAGACAACACTCCGACTGCTCCTACCTCCAGCGAGGAGCCCAAGGAGGCGGCAGGACCAGGATGTGTCCCCAGGTACCTACTGGTAGAGGTGGCTCCTGAGGGACTGCTTGGACACAACACAGGGGGGCATCTTCCCGCTCCCCAGAGGGCACGCAGCCTCTTCAACAAGAGCCTTACACTTCCCCACAGCCAGTCTGTCTTCTGCATCACAATTTCATGTCACCATGGTGGCCGTGgcatggaggagcccctgggaAGGAGGGCTGCCCTGCAAGAGGGAGTGAGCAGCTTGTCCTTCCCTCCCACCAGCCTGCAGAGCCACATTCAAGGGGTGCAGGAGCCACAAGGTCCTGTCCCAGGGGTCCTGCGCTGTGAACAAACCCTAGGTTGGAGCTGGTAGGAGACAGGGACTCTCCTTCCAGAGATGTCCACCAAGGATGGGACTTCCCTAGGCCTGGTCACCCTCAGGGAGAAACATCTGCAAAGCCTCTTCCCTGCGCCATGGAGCTGACAGGGAAGGAGACGATTGCTCTTCCTCATCCCCCAACGAGGCGGGAGGGGTGGAAAGCTGTGGGGAAATCATTAAGACCACTGTGCAAGGGCTCAGCACAGAGCTAAATATAGCCCTTATCTCTGCTCCCAAAAGATAAGAGCCTGTGTCCACAGCCCGCCACAACGCCCTGCCCTGACTTCCACCTACCTTTACTTTGGAGGCAAACTGCAGGCAGCAGTTGTGAAACACTGTGTCCTGCTCAAGGCAAACACAGCTTTTATCGCAGGCCAGAAACACACCCCAGTCACCTCGCATGCATACCTCCGAAGCCTGCACAGCTCCAACACTGACCACCACCTCTCCCAGCGCCTCTGCAGTGCTAAGCAGCCAGCAGCTTGCATAGGCAGCtcacagcagggcacagcaaTACGCACAAGTCAGGCTGGGGGCTTCCCAGATTTTGGGCTCATCCATTACACTTCCACCAGGATCTGTCTGGGAAATCCCTTTTCAATATCCCACGATCAGCAATGCTGAGCCGGGCTGTGCTGACTCTGCCTGAGGCAGCAGTGGAGAAGACCCACGGGCCCTTTTGGGTCTCTGTCCATTGCTGCTGGGCAAATCTGGGCATGGTGCCTCTCTttgctgtagcgaggtgggggttggcctgttctcccacgtgcctggtgacaggacgagggggaatgggcttaagttgtgccaggggagttttaggttagatgttaggaagaacttcttcactgaaagggttgtgaggcattggaacaggctgcccagggaagtggtggagtcaccatccctggaagtcttcaaaagacgtttagatgtagagcttagggatatggtttagtggggactgttagtgttaggtcagaggttggactcgatgatcttgaggtctcttccaacctagaaaattctgtgattctgtgattcatccCTGCTGCCAACCCCTCTCGAAGTAGCACTGTAAATATTGATCCACACCTCCAAGAGTCCTGCCACGGACACGGATACATCTCCCAGCTCCTTTAAAACTTACCACTGCCTCTATCTAACAGCAGAAACCCGCGAGGCTAAAGCAATGCTTTCCCCCCCTCAACAAAAcccccttttttccttgcagAGTAATAAGTTTATTAAGCGGCGGCTTGCGGCAGGCAGTCCCTGGGTGTAACAATAGCTGTGTGCGCTCCCATGAGTTAATTCAAACCAAATGTCGACACTTCGATCCTACTTTCATGGGCTGGAAAGGAGGCAAGAGACAGCGACATTGCTCAGAGCTGTTCATGGAGAGGACAGATATAGGGGGTGGAGAGGGGGAAATGCTGTTTGCCCCCAACTTAGTGACGGGGATCAGGGCAGAGCAAAGCCAGCAGGTGCCCGTCAGGCCAGCAGACCACCCGCTGGACCCTTCtcggtgccagcagcacctccagccctgtGTGGGTGCCCGCTGGGGGCTGCTTGGGGCCGGGCCCCTCAGCGCCATggccgcggccccgctgccaTTGGCCGCGGCGCGGGCCGGggaggggccgggcgggggccgggcaggggccgggcggcgccgcCGTCTTaaggcagcggggccggggctgggggcggcccggggggagcggcggtggcggcggggagcggccccATGCACGGTGCCAGGTACGGGCACGGCTACGGGGGGATCTCGGCTCCGTGTGGCTTGGcgcggggagcagccccgggttgggattgggatggggttggggttgggggagcggggcgggTGGCGCGCAGGGGGATGCTTGCGGGAgctgggctgtgtgctgggggcGGCTCGGGTTGTTCCGACAGCCAGGCTGGGTTAAATGTGAGTGTGAATGAAAGTGAAGGGGGTGAGAGGGAGCAGGGGCATCTTctggggagggcagagctgggagggcaCCTCCAGAGGTAGAGGATTTGGTCTGATTCAGCCTgccccttcttttttttatttatttatttatttttggaggggaagggggtcagtccctgctgcctgcccctggctGCTTGCTCCCTGCTTGCCCGCTTTGCCCAAGCTGCTTCCATGCTCCCAGCTTCAATGTGTAAGCTCCGGGCTGCTCCTGAAAGCAAGGGGTTGTGAGTgtgagctggggagcagcgggCTCCAAGTGAAGGGCAGGAAGGTGTCTGGGGCATGAAACAGGCTGGAAGTGGCTGCTTGTAAATATAGGTAGCTCAACCCAACAGCAGGTAGGTAGAGGGCTTGTACTTCAGTCCCTAAGCTTGGAAAAAAGCTCCAGGTAATGCAAATCGGGCTGGGTATTCCTTGCCTCCGCATTATGAGCGTTAGGGAGTTGCTGATGCTTATGATGCTTGTGATTTTACCCGAGTTTTCAGCAGCTGTGGGAATTTCCTTGACTGAAAGGACACAGCTAAGTAATGCAGGTGAGAGGGAAGCATTGGGAGCTGCCTGATTTTGAAGGAGGAAGTGACCTACATAAAGTGCGTGTGAGAAACTCGGCAGAGCCGAGCGGGATGGTGCTGGCAGGCAGGTGGATCGGCTGCCTGTCCTATCCAGCTGCCCCTGAGCTTcagaggaggctggaggaggaCACGCAGAAGGGGATAGCTGGTGGGTGTGTTGGGAAGCCAGCCCCGCACGTGGGCATCGGCTTGCTCAGAGCACTTGCTGCATGGATGCTGTGAAGGACGGCTCAGAGCCGCTCTGTTGGTGTTACGGGGTGGGGAGTTAAAGCACCGAACTGCAGAgtggctctgctgctttttcttggcCCAGGGACAGCTACCGAGTACTCGAGCTGGTTGTGCTTGGTTTTGGCAGCACGAGCTCTGGTGTAGCATGCGGCCAGCGgccgctgctcctgctgctggcgcAGTCTGCACAGTGGAAGTAGCTCTGGAGGATGGTCCCCAGCCAAATGGGGAAGGTACACTAAGGGAATATTCTGACTTTAAGGCACGGGTGAGCTGTGCTGCACCCCTGGGGGAACAGTCTGGATGCTAGAGGAGGAGATAGCGTGGTGGAAGGGCACACAGTCTGCCCCGCTGGGGGCCAAGGACTTGTTTCCAAAGGTTGCTTCAGCCTCGAGTAGGTAAGCTGGTTGTGGCTGAGCCCTGTGGTTATACCGATGTTTCCTTGGGGCTCAGCACAAGTGCTGTGGAGGCTTAAGGTATGAAAGGAAAACCTCCCGGCCTGTCTGAGCTGGCATCTGGTTTAAAATTCTGTAGAGGGAAGGAAGCTGCCTCCTCTATAGGTGCAATGTCAGCTAAGTCTGCACCCTTCTGCTTTATCCAGCTCTTGCCATCCTTGCAATACCGTGTGGGCATCTTTTATGGAGTAGTTAGAGCAATTCTTGGAGGTGGTGATGAACAAAGTATGCACCTCAATCCAAGGGgtgcttttcagcttcttaacACGTGTGACATCTGGGGTCCTATAAAACCCAAGGTGAGCTGCGTACAGCAGCCTGTGACCACACGAGCTCCTGCCCCTACAAAGTTGTCAGATGCAATGGGGAGagttttggggggagggaggagagggcagcagGAATACTGCTTTATGTGGCACTGGAATTTGATAATCTCTGGGTTTTGTGGACATAAGCAGGACTGAGACATGGGTTTTGCTTTGGGTCAAAAATGTTCTAGAGCCTGCTATTGCAATCCTAGTAGGGCAGTGTCTGTCTGTGTCTTCACGTGGTAGCTCTAGCAATTGGAGGTGAACTTGTTCTTCAAGGGTACAAAAGACTAAAGTCCAGACAGTTCTGCTGCAGGACACTTCCTAAAGTGCCTGTAAATTATGCTGCGCAGATACCCAGCTCTTACAAAGCTTGAGGGACTTGTGGGGATGATAGAAACTAAGTCTTTGGGATGGATGGGGAAAAGTGGTGTAGCAACTGTCTGACAACTCATCAAAATGCTTCTCTAACATAAGCTGACCCTTCTTCTCATCCTCCAGAGTATTAGACTACTTTCCTCACAAGCAAGCGATGGCTGTGGACGTAGCGATGCAGCTGTACCTGTGCTCTTCACCCCTGCGAAGAGAGAGGTGTGCCTGCAAAATTGCCCCAAAGCCAAACAAGCCATTGCGGCCGTGCATCCAGCTGAACAGCAAGGCACTGCTGACAGGACCCGAAGAGGCAGCAGACTCCTTCCCACACAACAAAGTGAAGAAGAAGGTGTCGTTTGCAGACAGTAGAGGCTTTGCCCTGACGATGGTGAAGGTGTTCTCGGAGTTCGATGACCCCCTGGATATTCCTTTCAACATCACCGAGCTGATCGACAACATCGTGGGTCTGACGACGGTGGAGAGGGACAGCTTTGTCCTGGATTTTGTCCAGCCCTCTGCGGACTACCTGGACTTCAGAAACCGTCTCCAGACGGACTGCGTGTGCCTCGAAAACTGCATGTTGAAGGAGCGGTCTGTGGTGGGCACAGTGAAAGTGAAGAACCTGGCTTTTGAAAAGAGCGTGAGGATCAGGATGACATTCGACACCTGGAAAAACTTTGTAGACTACCCGTGCCAGTACGTCAAGGATACATACGGAGGGTCAGATCGGGACACATTTTCCTTTGACATCAGCTTGCCCGAGGGAATTCAATCCCATGAAAGAGTCGAGTTTGCCATCTCCTTTGAGTGCAATGGCAAAGTGTACTGGGACAGCAACAGAGGCACGAACTACCGCATCATACGGTCGGAACTGAAGTCTGCCCAGGAAGCCATTTGCCCCCCGCGTGGCCCTGACTTTGGCAGTGCCTTTGACCAGTTTGGGAGCCCTCGCTGTTCCTACGGGCTGTTCCCTGAGTGGCCGAGCTATTCGGGCTACGAGAAGCTGGGGCCTTACTATTGACCTAAAGCCCAAGTCCTGACTGTTGCTGGCGTGTCTGCAGGCCTGGGAGCCCATCTGAATGTGAGCTGGAAGGTGGAAGAAGCGAGGCTCCgtggagctctgcagcagcctcccagcaaAAGCGCAGCGCTCTGCTGGCGGCTGGCTTATAATCAGGGACACCCCCGGTGTAAtgggctgcctgccctgcccgaAGTCAGCTAACTGGCTCTCCAGATGCTCAAAGGAACAGGAGATGTTGCTTGCCTGTCTGTTCAGTGCTGCtactccttcctcttctgtaaAGCTGCTACTCTCCAGGGAAACACTACAGTGCTTGTATTGTGTGCCTAAGCTACGTAGTGATGGCTGGCTCGTGTTgcttgctaattttttttttttccataatatgttctagtattttttttttaaagcgtGCTGTACTTCAGCTGCAGGGTTCTCCTTGCAAAGCTGGCCTGTGCCTGTCAGGGAATTAGGAAGTGGTCAGCTTGTGGGGAGCAGTCATCTACTCATGCACTTCCTCGTGCGAGGTCCTTCCTGCTCGAGGCAAGAAGGGTATTTTTGGAAGCGAAAATACAACTGATGGTAAGAGGTGTAGCTTGCAGCCTGCTGTATTAGGAGACATATGTGCCTGTGGGAGAGAATCTGATATGCTTAGTCACCAGTTTTATCAGCTGATCTTGAAAAGCTTTCATCATATGCTGGATGTTACCAAAAATAGAGATTGGCTGTAGCTGTGCGGCACTTCAACACAGCAGCGGGTTGACAGTTTTGACTGCCTTCCTTAAAACCTTCCCATCTTTCAACCACAAGTGACCAATGATGCCTTTTTCCCCTCGATGGACGTCTGaagccagctcctggccttgCTGGGCCCCGAGAATGCGAGTACTTCCTTCTGTGAACTGTGTGGCAGAGTTTTGCTGGGGCCCGGGGGCTGTGCTCAGGTGCTGTGGGAGCTGAACACAGAGCACAGCTACTCTGCCACGTCCcgttaagaaaaaaagactgaaatgtgCCTACTGTGGTGGAAGTGCCTTGGCTGAGAGCGCGGTGGCACGCGTGGTCTCAGCAAGGGTTTGAGATAAACAAGTTTTGGAAGtgatgttgccttttttatgATCCAGTGGTTTGTTACTCCGTGCCATGGACTACTTGGTAGCTAACGGGGTGGTGGGGCTCACCCGCAAGGAAGGACACGAACCTGCTGTAGTGGCTGCTGCCACTTCAACCCGTGAGCGCCCAAGCTTTGTGCTGCACTCACCGTAGGGAGATGAGGGTTTGTGGGGTGCTAACAGCCTCACACAGCTGCTTGCGTTACTAGTCGGGCGGAAAAACCCTAATCCCTCATCTCAAAGGGAGGGTGCTGAATAGTTAGTAGACATAGAGGTCAAGGGAACCTTAGTGCATAAGCTTTATAAGACTTTGGGGTGTCTGTAGTAGCCTCCGGATGGCTGGAGAGTGGGGCTAGACTCCTTGTTAGCTCTTCAAACCTGGCTTTTAGTTGAGGAGACTACTGCATGAATTCCTTCAGCTGTTTTACCCAAACCCAGAAGGGATGCAGTGATCGCTGTCGGATGCTGGAAGGAACAAAAGGGCTTGCAGGAAGAATAGCTGGCTTCCAACTGCTGCCTTCCCAACCTGACATCAGTGCCTGTTATCGCTCTGATCGCTCACTCCAGGTGGTAAATCTGCTTGCTAGCCCGGAGCTCGCCAGGTCTGGTTCCTCTCTTCAGCTAGCTTCCTGAGTCAGCTCTTCTCGCCTGTGTCTCTCGGAGGGACTGTTGCCTAGCTTGGTTCGaacctgtttttaaaagtctgaGCGACACTgatgtattaatttttttttttttgatttagtGTGCGATGCTAATGCTGTAAGACACCGTAGAGAAGTCGTGCTCTCCTGGCATGCTCGCGTGCCTCCCGAGGGCAGTTTGTGGGCTGGAACAAGGCATGTATGTCTGGGTGCTGCGCATGGTGCTGTCTCCTTGGGGGCCTGTGTGCTCGCAGGCTGTGGAAGCGGTGTGCTTGGGGAACAGAATGGAGGATAAGCTAGAAGAGCAATCCCGTAAGCAGAAGCTAGGCTGGGAACTGACTATTTGACCAATAGGAGTTCAAAGTTACTACTTGTGGCCTTCcccctcttccctttttttccattgccaATGTGAACATAGAGGTAAGGGGCTGCTCTCCTCACCCTATGCCTGGAAGTGCCTTGTGGGGTTttgtgcatgtttttgtttttaaaagatatttttgtacACAACATTCAAGGGGAGAAATGCACTTTATAATTGCGATGTAAtgagtcttttaaaaaaaaaaacgcgGTTCTGTTTTTATCCgattgtttaaaataaaggttGAAACCATGTGAGCTGCGTGCCCTGCTGTCTCATTTCAATACCCGTGGGGCTAGGGAGGGGGTTTGGACACGAGGGCAGCTTCCTGCAAGCAGCGCTGGCAGGGAGGAGCACACGTCCGCAATGGACTCGGCCgcctgcagcaggaaggagctgggtcATTCACGCAGCCTTCCTGCCAACACAAACGCTTCCAGAGAACGCTCTGCAGCTGAGGAAAGGAGCCAAACTTTTTGCAGGGGCAGTGGCTGGAGGAGGCCTGGCAGCGCGGTGACGTGACGCTCCTTCTGGAAGGGAAACTGCACTCCCAAATTGATCAGCTCAGGCTAACAGTAACAGATCCGAGGCTGTTTCGAGGTTCCCTCTCATCTTAGATGACTGATCTTAGATACGCCGTGGAGTTTCTCCACTAACCAGGGTGTTCCTGAACTGCTCTTTACCCTGCTTGCAGTAGCAGGAACAGCCTTTTCaggtttttctgcatttatttcgGGTCAGCCTCTGCCGAAGCTCAGTCCTCCCCCCTCCACCTGTCCTGATCTGGGATttctctgcctggctgctggtgtGTGAGGGATGCTAGGGTGTGTGTCGTGCTGGGAGGCTCTGCTCTTAGACCAAGATCAGAAGGGATGGAGGCCCTTCAACTCCGAACTAGCTCTGCCTGTTGTCACCGTAATGCACAGTTATCCTGCACTGGCAGGAAATTTCCCCTCTGCAGGAAGGGAACAAGTACTGTAATGCCAGACAGGGCCAGGTTTCACCTGTCTTTGGCCAGGTCTTGGTGGCTTCCTGAAGTGCTGAATTTTCAGCAATCAACTCCAAAGCTCTGGGTGGCCTCTGCTGTTTATCTATAAGGTAAGAAAGAGAGCTGGGGGGAGGGAATAAAGCACAGCACGGCCTTTGTGTGGGCTGGCAGACGGTATTTCCTGTCCTGCCACAAAGTCTTGCAGTGAGCTTAGCCCTTGCTCTACACAGAAGCAGTCTGTGGCTATTTTGGAGCCCTCTGCTCTCACAAGAAGAGCTGTCTTTCCTGGGTGCCTTGCCCTCTACAGCAGCTGGGTGAAGGAAAGCGTTTGGTTTCTCAGGTTCCTCCCCCAGTCTTtgcatcacaaaaaaaaaatgctgacaaGGTGAGGCACAGGATGTTTGATCAATCTTTTAAAGCCACTCTGCTGCAGGGGAATAAGAAACCTGCATGCACCCAGGAAGCTGGGTGTAAGGCGATGGCTCAGCTATCTGCCTGACATTGACATCACCCTGATATTGCACACTGCTTCCTGCTGGTCGTGTTGCCTATCTTGCCATCAAAAGCATCATCAAAAGTGCTTcaagttttaaatattcttttactaGCACTGTCCTATTAATCAAGCGCACAGCGTGGGTTTCCCTTTCAAAAGAccatccatttttttcctggtttcaggggggaaaaaagctcttaaatatatttttgcccTGCCCCACTGTGTCCGCAGGTGATTCAGGTCAGTGCTGCTTTCATGTTTGAATGTGAACCCGAGCTTTGGAGTGAGGTGACCACAGTCAGACGCTTCCTGTGCGTTTTGTGGCTGAAACCCCCATGTGACAGTTTCTGCTGCAGAGATAAGGAAGTCCGAGCTAACCCTGCTGACAGctgggggaggtgagggggtgTTAGAAAGGCCAAAAAAAGCTTGTCCAGGTGGTGTTTGCTAGCGAACACAGACACGGGGACTGCTGAGTTTATAAGGCCCTTGGTGGCAGGTGTGATTGTGTACTTGCTGTTAAAACATATCCATAAAGCATAGGCAGATTTCTTAGAGTGCTTCTGGGCCCCgtctctcacacacacagcctgtCCTCGGAGGCTCTCAAACCCCTGCATCCTTAGGGTTTTCTGTGCCACCTCTGAACAGAGATAATTGAGTCACATTGCTCCTGGCTGGTAGTGGCCTTGGGAAGGCCAGGTCGCCTGAATCTGCTCCCCGGGGGCCAGCCTATAAAAGAGAGGTCCGTAACCAGCTCCCTTTGCCAAGCATGCTCTCCCCCTGGCCCAGGGATGCTGTCCTACAGGGGAACAGCTCTGCTGAACCACTgcccccagggcagccccattTACAGCAGGTCAGATTGCAGCGTCTACAGGTAGTGACAGCAGCAAGACGTGGGATCCCTGCACCACATCCTGGCAAAATGTGGTCAAAACTGTTTGAGAAGATTGTCAAAAGTAGGTCCGAGCAAAGGGCATGACTGCATTTGCTGCTCAGGGCTGGTGACAGGCTGAAAAAGCTCCTTTTGAGGCTTTGTGTGCTGAAGAAGGTCCTTGAGTTCAGGTTTCAGCTTAGCCTGCGGACCCAGTTAACCAGAAGCTGAGGCTGTGTTGCTGACTGCGCACCAGGCATCAGTGCTGCTCCCCTCTGTTCCCCCTCACTTACAGTCACGCTCTTTCCAGAACAAGCATCCCACACCAAGTACAAGGGATAATGTTGGTTTTACAGTGTCTTCCCCAAGCCCCAATGTGGTCTGGACTCGGGAAGGGCAATTGTGAGCAGTGAGGGAGGTCACGTTAAGGCCCCAGCTCCCGGGAGCACCCCGCAccctgggagcagcacagagctttcCCAGCATGacagcagctcagggctgggCTGTAGATCACCCAAACCACCCCCTTGTTTCCACAGACGTGCTCTGACTGGGACATTTGGCCGGCTCTAATGCAGTAAAACCTATTTATGCCCACGTTGCTTTTTGATAGAGCTTCAGACCGAGTGCTCCGGCCAGCAAGGTTCTGCCTCACTGGGAGGCTGCCCAGCC
This genomic window from Aythya fuligula isolate bAytFul2 chromosome 4, bAytFul2.pri, whole genome shotgun sequence contains:
- the PPP1R3B gene encoding protein phosphatase 1 regulatory subunit 3B; the protein is MAVDVAMQLYLCSSPLRRERCACKIAPKPNKPLRPCIQLNSKALLTGPEEAADSFPHNKVKKKVSFADSRGFALTMVKVFSEFDDPLDIPFNITELIDNIVGLTTVERDSFVLDFVQPSADYLDFRNRLQTDCVCLENCMLKERSVVGTVKVKNLAFEKSVRIRMTFDTWKNFVDYPCQYVKDTYGGSDRDTFSFDISLPEGIQSHERVEFAISFECNGKVYWDSNRGTNYRIIRSELKSAQEAICPPRGPDFGSAFDQFGSPRCSYGLFPEWPSYSGYEKLGPYY